In the genome of Monodelphis domestica isolate mMonDom1 chromosome 2, mMonDom1.pri, whole genome shotgun sequence, one region contains:
- the HSPB1 gene encoding heat shock protein beta-1 — MTERRVPFTFLRSPSWDPFKDWYPVGSRLFDQSFGLPRLPEEWCQWPSHTSWPGYVRMLPSPLAEQLPAAAAPLVPPPTAGQAYSRALSRQLSRGISEIQHTADRWKVTLDVNHFAPEELTVKTKDGVVEITGKHEERQDEHGFISRCFTRKYSLPPGVDPTLVVSSLSPDGTLSVEAPLPKPAIQSAEVTIPVTFESRAEIGGPEAKKQGEAAAK, encoded by the exons ATGACCGAGAGACGAGTCCCCTTCACCTTCCTGCGAAGCCCCAGCTGGGACCCCTTCAAGGACTGGTACCCCGTGGGCAGCCGCCTCTTCGACCAGTCCTTCGGGCTCCCCCGCCTGCCCGAAGAGTGGTGCCAGTGGCCCAGCCACACCAGCTGGCCCGGCTACGTCCGGATGCTGCCCAGCCCTCTGGCTGAGCAGCTCCCCGCTGCCGCGGCCCCCCTGGTGCCCCCACCCACCGCCGGCCAGGCCTATAGCCGGGCCCTCAGCCGCCAGCTGAGCCGAGGGATATCGGAGATCCAGCACACGGCCGACCGCTGGAAGGTGACCCTCGATGTGAACCACTTTGCCCCCGAGGAGCTGACCGTCAAGACCAAGGATGGCGTGGTGGAGATCACCG GCAAGCATGAGGAGAGACAAGATGAGCACGGATTCATCTCCAGATGTTTCACTAGGAAATATTC cCTGCCCCCTGGTGTAGATCCCACCTTGGTGGTGTCCTCTCTGTCTCCTGATGGGACGCTGTCCGTGGAAGCCCCTCTGCCCAAGCCTGCCATCCAGTCTGCAGAAGTCACCATCCCCGTCACCTTTGAGAGCCGCGCTGAGATCGGAGGGCCCGAAGCCAAGAAGCAAGGGGAGGCAGCCGCCAAGTAA